From the genome of Scytonema hofmannii PCC 7110, one region includes:
- a CDS encoding metallophosphoesterase family protein — protein MSATNYRRIIIGDVHGHYESLMTLLDAIAPISDDKIYFLGDLIDRGPQSSQVVDFVKNNHYECVLGNHEHMLLNILTSGQAPTSIVQAWLCSGGQATVASYKQATIPEDHVEWLKALPTYLDLGDVLLAHAGVDPSIPLVEQTADQMCWVRDKFHSMDKPYFADKLIIVGHTITFTLPGVTPGQLAQGKGWLDIDTGAYHPRSGWLTALDITNWLVYQVNVLNKCLRTLPLKEGLAFVDPAGFEVARCQRAKSVIS, from the coding sequence ATGAGCGCAACTAATTACCGCCGAATCATTATTGGGGATGTGCATGGTCACTACGAAAGTTTGATGACTTTGTTAGACGCGATCGCCCCCATATCAGACGATAAAATATATTTTCTCGGAGATTTAATTGACCGTGGACCGCAAAGCTCGCAAGTTGTGGATTTTGTTAAGAACAACCACTACGAGTGCGTGTTGGGTAATCACGAGCATATGCTATTAAATATTCTAACTAGCGGACAAGCTCCTACGTCAATAGTACAAGCATGGCTGTGCAGTGGCGGTCAAGCAACAGTCGCTAGTTACAAACAAGCCACAATCCCAGAAGACCATGTCGAATGGCTCAAAGCTTTACCCACATATCTTGACTTGGGAGATGTTTTGTTAGCTCATGCTGGAGTCGATCCCTCAATCCCCCTTGTAGAACAAACTGCCGATCAGATGTGCTGGGTGCGAGACAAGTTTCACAGCATGGACAAACCCTACTTTGCCGATAAATTAATTATTGTCGGTCATACAATCACCTTTACTTTACCAGGAGTAACGCCCGGTCAGCTAGCACAAGGCAAAGGATGGTTGGATATAGATACAGGTGCTTATCATCCCCGAAGTGGCTGGTTGACAGCCCTTGACATCACAAATTGGTTGGTCTACCAAGTCAATGTCTTAAACAAGTGTCTCCGCACTCTACCACTAAAAGAAGGGTTGGCATTTGTCGATCCAGCCGGATTCGAGGTTGCAAGATGTCAGAGGGCGAAGAGTGTAATTAGTTAG